The Moorena producens PAL-8-15-08-1 genomic interval AGGTAACTTGGTTGATATCGTCGATACCAATGGTAAAGGCTGGGACAAGTCTTCGGATATTAATGTGCAGATTTTTGGCGAAGCGACTCCTAAGACTTCTGTACCGGAACCAGTTTCTGTATTAGCTTTACTGGCGTTTATTACCTTTTTAACCGCAAGTTCACCAAAGAAGCAATAGGAATCAACGTAACCATTCACCCTGATCAGATCAGCTAACCTCAAAATAAATCCCCTACCGAGGTGAGGGGTAGGGGAGCAAGGTCTTGTCTTGAACGCAGACTGAGAGCTAGTAACTTGTGTCTAGAGCTTGGGTCTGGTAAGTTGTGTTTGGACAAAAACAGACTAAGCAATACTTTAATTACAATACTGTTTCCTCTGTTTGTGTCGCCAAAATGGCTCCAATTAAAAAAAAAGGGAGTAGGGAGCAGGGAGTAGGGAGTAGGGAAGTCGGAAGTGGGAAAAAATCCTGTGTACCTCGTTACTATGAGCACCGCTATAATCAGTGGGGATAAAAACAGATGCGTTCCGGTAGGGTCGGCTTTGCCGAATCCCATCCCCAAATCCCAATCATGCCGAAGCAGTACCCGAAACGCCCAAGCCAGAAGCAAATCAGCCCCCTGTACAGCCGAGCGCATTATCTGAAGCATCACAGATAGAAGCAGCACCCGAAATGACCCAACCACCAGAAGAGATTCAACCGCCAAAAGAGTCGAGCCAGCAACAGCAATGGGTGGACAGTCTAGCGCCAGACCTAGCTCAACTTTTGTCAGACGTGCGTTCGCGTAGCGTCGGCTTTGCCGAATCGCGTAGCGTGACCTACGGTCAATCGCCCTTATTTGGCTTGATACGGCAGAGATGAATGGTGCAGATTGATTTTCAGATCACCGTTTTCATCGCGAACATAACCAAAAGAGTATTCTACCTTGATCTCGCTACCGTCTGTTTTGGTGAAAAAATACTCACCCATCGACATGGCTGTATCGCAGTTGGTAATAATTCCTTCATTCTCAAAGCGCACTTTGTTATAGGGCGCAAGAGCAAAACCTTTATCTTCGCTGATGCTGCCACCGACAAAATAAGACAAAGCCTCTTTCTCCGTGCCTCTGAACGGATCATCGCTGGCCAGTGTTGGTTTGAACAAAACCGTACCAAGATCATAAGCATAAAGCCTGTCAAGAGTACTTTGTGCTTCTGCTTCTGGGTTTTGTGCCTTGCCAATGGCGACAATGGCTTTGCCCCAGCTTTCCTGTGCAGCTAGAACATCGTTTTTTGTGAGAGGATTTTCGCATGGCGCAGCCTGTGCCCTTGGCGTACCACCAATGTTCGTGCAACCAGTCATTGTGGTTACTGTGGATAGGATTAAAAGTGCAGAGAAATATGGTTTCATGGTCATCTTTTTTTTTTATAAGACTAGGCGTAAATCTCAGTACAGGACAAAAGTTGCCAAGAGAGCAGCGTGGGCGTAGCGCAATCGGTGCTTTTGAATAAAATAAGCTGTTCGCGCAGCGTGAGCTTTAGCTCACGGCTGTTCCCTTAGCTTGGTCTACGGCCAACGGCTGACGGCACCTCAAGTAGCGTGAGCCAAAAGCTCACGGCACCTCAAGCAGCGTGCGCGTAGCGCATATGCTTACGTTACAGATTTCGAGATCAAGCTGCTGAATCCAGATTAAGCTGTTTAAGCAATCTCAACTCTGTGCCAAGATAACCACTTTACCACCATTTCTCTCACATAATCCCAAATAGCAGGTGCTATCGATGCTAAGAAGCCCCTGAATTGAACTCTACCCCACTTGAAACCCTGGGGATTTTGGGCGGATGGTGTGCCACTGTTGACTGATCCCTGTTGGCTGCTCCCTGTTGGCTGCTCCCTTAAGGTTGACGACATTGTAGCACAGCAACGAATGTATTTTACATTACATTTACAAATATTTACATTTAGGCTAAAATTGATATAATAGAACAGGTTGTGTACATGTGATCTAGATCAGGAGCAATATCTATCGGGAAATCAAAAGCTGTTCAGGATTGAGGCAAAACTGTGAGGTAATCATAACGTCTGGGAATTCTATTAGAAAGTCCTAGACAGATTGATATGAGGTTTCTAAATCCGGAACCAACAGCTCAACTGTTGAAGTCAAGCATAGGCAAGACGCTTACCGTCCAAGCCTAAAGTCAGGATATCAGTCCTAAATTCAGAGCGGGGAACAGTTTCAGCTTGACTAGCTCAGCTGAGATATTCAAGCTTCTGTGCCTATAGAAAACAATGTATCCACCCAAAGCAAAGCATCTACTGAGTTTTTCGGTATTGAGTAATTCTCACTACTGAACACTCAATCTACACTCACTATACTCACTACTCAATACTCCTCCAACGGATCGGTTTCGGGAGGGGTTTAGACTCGCTTTCTTGAAATTGTTACGAATATCCCTAGGTCGTATACCTTATGAATATTACCATCATTGGTTGCGGTTATGTTGGCACAGCTCTAGCAAATTTTTGGCATCACCAGCAGGGTCACCAGGTGACAGCTACCACTACTACCCAAGAACGGGTAGCAAAGCTGAAAGAAGTTGCTTCACAGGTAGTGGTGATGAAAGGGGATGATCCCCAAGGGATGCAGTCGGCGCTTATCGATCAGGACACTATTGTGCTGAGTATTGCGCCGATCAGTAATAGGCAAGTTGATGCCAACCTCTACGAAGCCACCTACATCCCCACTGCCAGCAATTTGGTAACAGCTTTAGCAGATAATCCCAATGTGAAGCAGGTACTTTACCTAAGTAGTTGCGCCGTCTACGGTAACCAAGAGGGGGCATGGGTCGATGAAAATTCTCCCATCGTTCCAGCCAACGAACATGGTCGGGTTTTGTCTTTGACGGAACATATTTTATTAGGGGCAAGCAGTGACGATCGCAACGTCTGTATTCTGCGCCTTGGGGGGATTTATGGTCCCGGTCGTGAGTTAAGCAAGCGGTTTGAGCGACTGGCTGGCACCACGCTTCCTGGCAGTGGCGATAACTTTATCAATTGGATTCACCGAGACGACATTGTTCAGGCCGTGGAGTTTGCCAGACAAAATCGTTCCCAAGGTATCTACAACTTAGTTAATGACGTCAAACTTACTACGCGGGAGGTGACTGATGAAATATGCGATCGCTACAATCTCCCGAAAGTGTTATGGGATTCTTCACAACCTAACTTCCGAACCAATAACGCCCGGGTAGATAATCAGAAGTTGAAAGTTGCTGGTTATGAGTTGATTCATGCCGAAACCTTGATTTAAGCAACGCTTAAGAATGTGAACTAGAACTGGGGGGGCGACAAGCGCCCCGTAACCCTTGATATATATTAAATTGAGCGAATTATGGTAAAAAAAGATAGGTCAGAAATTGTCAAGACGACCTATCAATTCAAAATGCTACCAGAATTATATCAAAAACATTTAAAAAATCTCCTTTCCGAATCTCAATTATTGTTTTTTTACCTTGTAGTAATCATTGTACAAGATATCAAGGATGTTAAACTCGAAAAAATTGCTGAATCTTTACCTTTGCCTATTAAATGTAACTCAAGGCGTAAAAAGTTACAGAGATTTTTTTCATTACCAATATTTCAAATAAAAAAAATGTGGTTTCCACTTGTTAGAGAATGGCTCACTCAAAAATTTGATAAACACAAAAAAATCTATTTAGCCATCGATAGGACTAATTGGAATAACAAAAATTTATTGGTGGTTAGTATAATTTATAAAAACCGAGCAATCCCAATTTATTTTGAACTTCTTTCAAAACTTGGTTCAAGTAATTTTTTAGAGCAAAAACAAATACTATCAACTATTATAGGGCTATTTGATAGCTATCATGTTGTTATTTTGGGAGACCGAGAGTTTTGTTCAGTTAAATTGGCTGAATGGCTAGACAAAC includes:
- a CDS encoding SDR family oxidoreductase, giving the protein MNITIIGCGYVGTALANFWHHQQGHQVTATTTTQERVAKLKEVASQVVVMKGDDPQGMQSALIDQDTIVLSIAPISNRQVDANLYEATYIPTASNLVTALADNPNVKQVLYLSSCAVYGNQEGAWVDENSPIVPANEHGRVLSLTEHILLGASSDDRNVCILRLGGIYGPGRELSKRFERLAGTTLPGSGDNFINWIHRDDIVQAVEFARQNRSQGIYNLVNDVKLTTREVTDEICDRYNLPKVLWDSSQPNFRTNNARVDNQKLKVAGYELIHAETLI